From a single Deinococcus humi genomic region:
- a CDS encoding transcriptional regulator — MPKKERKRLQVVISDEQDALLTRTAYELSSPERLISKSEVVRLAIEKIARELGEGQLTGHIEEYRAILGNEGSEEED; from the coding sequence ATGCCCAAGAAGGAACGCAAACGCTTGCAGGTGGTCATCAGCGACGAGCAGGACGCTCTGCTGACGCGCACGGCCTATGAGCTGTCCAGTCCCGAGCGCCTGATCAGCAAGAGCGAGGTCGTGCGGCTGGCCATTGAGAAAATTGCCCGCGAACTCGGCGAGGGACAGCTGACCGGCCATATCGAGGAGTACCGCGCCATCCTGGGCAACGAAGGGAGCGAGGAAGAGGATTAA